A portion of the Gemmatimonadota bacterium genome contains these proteins:
- a CDS encoding Gfo/Idh/MocA family oxidoreductase, producing the protein MKRYKLLISGCGSAGRNVAQVVDGRGEIVGLVDPQQAQLDMMHEQYPDALTGHEYAQLLRETQPDIVVVAGPDHLHADQTVMALEQGCHVLVEKPLATTVADAQRILDAEAESGRHVMTDQTMRYLHPWHEMALMAQSGEIGDVFFVQGDYIHDMWSHYSPEGKSHTPWRIDQQNPQNILLGGGCHPLDLILWTVESPVTEVYAYSNKLSIPVFPDDDCYIVILQFENGVTGKVFVTSGCSGHGMGEGMGGGFLAVYGTEGTLWKGQLFRRGHEPVPIEESSAHEVIGGHGWGRSVVDYLNLLDGKISNPIPARWGARIVSICEAALDSIRTKRPQSPHWFE; encoded by the coding sequence ATGAAGCGTTACAAACTCTTGATTAGCGGCTGTGGAAGCGCTGGCCGTAATGTGGCTCAGGTAGTCGATGGACGTGGAGAAATTGTGGGTCTCGTCGATCCACAGCAGGCACAGTTGGACATGATGCATGAGCAATATCCGGATGCCTTGACTGGCCACGAGTACGCTCAACTCCTGCGAGAAACGCAGCCCGATATTGTAGTCGTGGCAGGACCGGATCACTTGCACGCCGACCAGACTGTCATGGCATTGGAGCAGGGCTGCCACGTCCTGGTGGAAAAACCGCTTGCTACCACAGTGGCAGATGCCCAACGCATCCTCGACGCAGAGGCAGAGAGTGGCCGGCATGTCATGACCGACCAAACCATGCGCTACCTGCATCCCTGGCACGAAATGGCACTGATGGCCCAATCCGGTGAGATTGGCGATGTTTTCTTTGTCCAGGGCGATTACATCCATGACATGTGGAGCCATTATTCACCTGAGGGTAAAAGTCACACACCCTGGCGCATTGATCAGCAAAATCCCCAGAATATCCTGCTGGGCGGCGGCTGCCACCCACTTGATCTGATTTTGTGGACCGTCGAATCCCCGGTTACGGAGGTCTATGCCTATAGCAATAAGCTCAGCATCCCGGTATTTCCAGATGATGACTGTTATATTGTGATCCTTCAATTTGAAAATGGCGTCACAGGCAAAGTCTTTGTGACAAGCGGCTGCTCCGGACATGGCATGGGCGAGGGAATGGGCGGTGGTTTTTTAGCCGTATATGGCACCGAAGGCACGTTGTGGAAAGGCCAACTCTTCCGCCGTGGCCATGAGCCAGTTCCAATCGAAGAATCATCTGCTCATGAAGTAATTGGTGGACACGGCTGGGGGCGCTCTGTGGTCGATTATCTAAATCTGCTCGATGGCAAAATCAGTAATCCGATCCCGGCTCGATGGGGTGCGCGCATAGTTTCTATCTGTGAGGCAGCACTGGATTCGATTCGCACGAAGCGCCCGCAATCCCCTCATTGGTTTGAATAG